The Esox lucius isolate fEsoLuc1 chromosome 5, fEsoLuc1.pri, whole genome shotgun sequence genome includes a region encoding these proteins:
- the LOC117594483 gene encoding uncharacterized protein LOC117594483 isoform X3 produces MDLRQKILFASQEADSSLKYDPVLVQSLFMHTVLTGLQSDNIKGDLQPYLLQTDTSDELLLEKLNISHANEKERQDKKKHSAPSRVTNVNTVQSSEALVEKKSAASQSPASLPPDLLAEIKEMRSDIVLLKDLKAEICQIRETIQRPAPAPPHYLPPSREPATVPSPYPVFSPPQSSPYQTESNEMPYFHQQSPAAVQEYRPTFGPGRMRETAQFQQRFAPQRFYPARRPQPKCPSCTQAGSSTRKPIQIATPSPEYRTLWTPWEGTPSFHCWIRNV; encoded by the exons ATGGACTTAAGACAAAAAATCCTGTTTGCTTCTCAGGAAGCTGATTCAAGTCTAAAATATGACCCGGTACTAGTTCAGAGTCTGTTTATGCATACAGTTCTAACTGGCCTTCAGAGTGACAATATTAAAGGTGACCTGCAGCCCTACCTCCTCCAGACAGATACCTCAGATGAGCTGCTGTTGGAGAAACTGAACATTTCACATGCcaatgaaaaagagagacaggacaaaAAGAAACACTCTGCCCCATCACGTGTAACTAATGTGAATACAGTCCAGTCAAGTGAAGCTCTGGTGGAAAAGAAAAGTGCCGCCTCACAAAGCCCAGCTTCACTTCCCCCTGATCTGCTcgctgaaataaaagaaatgcgCTCTGACATAGTGCTATTGAAAGACTTGAAAGCTGAGATCTGTCAAATCAGGGAAACAATCCAAAGACCCGCCCCTGCACCGCCACACTACCTTCCACCAAGCAGAGAACCAGCAACTGTGCCCTCTCCTTACCCAGTATTCTCACCCCCCCAATCCTCACCTTATCAGACTGAGTCAAATGAAATGCCATATTTCCACCAGCAGTCACCAGCAGCAGTGCAGGAGTATCGACCAACATTCGGGCCTGGACGGATGAGAGAGACGGCCCAGTTCCAGCAGAGGTTTGCACCGCAGAGGTTTTACCCAGCGCGACGCCCTCAGCCAAAATGTCCCTCATGTACTCAAGCAG ggagCTCAACAAGAAAACCCATCCAGATCGCCACCCCATCCCCAGAGTACAGGACATTATGGACACCCTGGGAGGGAACACCCTCTTTTCACTGCTGGATCAGG AACGTTTGA
- the LOC117594483 gene encoding uncharacterized protein LOC117594483 isoform X2, whose translation MDLRQKILFASQEADSSLKYDPVLVQSLFMHTVLTGLQSDNIKGDLQPYLLQTDTSDELLLEKLNISHANEKERQDKKKHSAPSRVTNVNTVQSSEALVEKKSAASQSPASLPPDLLAEIKEMRSDIVLLKDLKAEICQIRETIQRPAPAPPHYLPPSREPATVPSPYPVFSPPQSSPYQTESNEMPYFHQQSPAAVQEYRPTFGPGRMRETAQFQQRFAPQRFYPARRPQPKCPSCTQAGSSTRKPIQIATPSPEYRTLWTPWEGTPSFHCWIRQNV comes from the exons ATGGACTTAAGACAAAAAATCCTGTTTGCTTCTCAGGAAGCTGATTCAAGTCTAAAATATGACCCGGTACTAGTTCAGAGTCTGTTTATGCATACAGTTCTAACTGGCCTTCAGAGTGACAATATTAAAGGTGACCTGCAGCCCTACCTCCTCCAGACAGATACCTCAGATGAGCTGCTGTTGGAGAAACTGAACATTTCACATGCcaatgaaaaagagagacaggacaaaAAGAAACACTCTGCCCCATCACGTGTAACTAATGTGAATACAGTCCAGTCAAGTGAAGCTCTGGTGGAAAAGAAAAGTGCCGCCTCACAAAGCCCAGCTTCACTTCCCCCTGATCTGCTcgctgaaataaaagaaatgcgCTCTGACATAGTGCTATTGAAAGACTTGAAAGCTGAGATCTGTCAAATCAGGGAAACAATCCAAAGACCCGCCCCTGCACCGCCACACTACCTTCCACCAAGCAGAGAACCAGCAACTGTGCCCTCTCCTTACCCAGTATTCTCACCCCCCCAATCCTCACCTTATCAGACTGAGTCAAATGAAATGCCATATTTCCACCAGCAGTCACCAGCAGCAGTGCAGGAGTATCGACCAACATTCGGGCCTGGACGGATGAGAGAGACGGCCCAGTTCCAGCAGAGGTTTGCACCGCAGAGGTTTTACCCAGCGCGACGCCCTCAGCCAAAATGTCCCTCATGTACTCAAGCAG ggagCTCAACAAGAAAACCCATCCAGATCGCCACCCCATCCCCAGAGTACAGGACATTATGGACACCCTGGGAGGGAACACCCTCTTTTCACTGCTGGATCAGG CAGAACGTTTGA
- the LOC117594483 gene encoding uncharacterized protein LOC117594483 isoform X1: MDLRQKILFASQEADSSLKYDPVLVQSLFMHTVLTGLQSDNIKGDLQPYLLQTDTSDELLLEKLNISHANEKERQDKKKHSAPSRVTNVNTVQSSEALVEKKSAASQSPASLPPDLLAEIKEMRSDIVLLKDLKAEICQIRETIQRPAPAPPHYLPPSREPATVPSPYPVFSPPQSSPYQTESNEMPYFHQQSPAAVQEYRPTFGPGRMRETAQFQQRFAPQRFYPARRPQPKCPSCTQAGSSTRKPIQIATPSPEYRTLWTPWEGTPSFHCWIRVRRTTRDSWQREVDI, from the exons ATGGACTTAAGACAAAAAATCCTGTTTGCTTCTCAGGAAGCTGATTCAAGTCTAAAATATGACCCGGTACTAGTTCAGAGTCTGTTTATGCATACAGTTCTAACTGGCCTTCAGAGTGACAATATTAAAGGTGACCTGCAGCCCTACCTCCTCCAGACAGATACCTCAGATGAGCTGCTGTTGGAGAAACTGAACATTTCACATGCcaatgaaaaagagagacaggacaaaAAGAAACACTCTGCCCCATCACGTGTAACTAATGTGAATACAGTCCAGTCAAGTGAAGCTCTGGTGGAAAAGAAAAGTGCCGCCTCACAAAGCCCAGCTTCACTTCCCCCTGATCTGCTcgctgaaataaaagaaatgcgCTCTGACATAGTGCTATTGAAAGACTTGAAAGCTGAGATCTGTCAAATCAGGGAAACAATCCAAAGACCCGCCCCTGCACCGCCACACTACCTTCCACCAAGCAGAGAACCAGCAACTGTGCCCTCTCCTTACCCAGTATTCTCACCCCCCCAATCCTCACCTTATCAGACTGAGTCAAATGAAATGCCATATTTCCACCAGCAGTCACCAGCAGCAGTGCAGGAGTATCGACCAACATTCGGGCCTGGACGGATGAGAGAGACGGCCCAGTTCCAGCAGAGGTTTGCACCGCAGAGGTTTTACCCAGCGCGACGCCCTCAGCCAAAATGTCCCTCATGTACTCAAGCAG ggagCTCAACAAGAAAACCCATCCAGATCGCCACCCCATCCCCAGAGTACAGGACATTATGGACACCCTGGGAGGGAACACCCTCTTTTCACTGCTGGATCAGGGTAAGGCGTACCACCAGGGATTCATGGCAAAGGGAAGTAGACATTTGA